The sequence below is a genomic window from Monodelphis domestica isolate mMonDom1 chromosome 2, mMonDom1.pri, whole genome shotgun sequence.
caagtataccctatgaggtagatgctattattttactcattttataattgaggaaactgacgcaggcagagattaagtgatatgctcagggtcatacattGAGTATATGttatcaacttggaaaaacacagaactactaaagtagtcagaaaaaccaagtctttaatcaggaaacaAACAGGTCCATCCATAATAATCAGCTACTACACAAAGCCAAGTGCCAAATACTACACTGAGTCAAAATGCTGGGGCTCTGTAGACAGTATCTCTGGGAGGATCAATGCCCTAAAAGATCCTCTGAAGACCAATAGAACTTAGGGGACTTATATACGTTTGGGGAACTAAGaactgggaagtatgattgattggcattaccatggctacaaggaaatgagaagtccaagccAGGactcagggagaggctgatgctttacaagggatacaaaagggaaagatccggTCAAGGGCTAGGCTACCTGagagaggactttgatacaatgggagaaactactagggcaaaagggtacttaacatttgattagacCTACCAGTCCCACCTgaactgggatcattaagtactttaagatATATTGTTCAGGCTGAAATGGGTGAGTCTCTTAgtgagttctcaggggacaggggcaAAATTTTGCTCTCCTCAGTACTTATATATCCAGTTACTGCACTAGGAGCCAAGTGTCCTGAATTCCAGAATGCCAAAATTCCCTTTCTAGCATATTATTTCTAAAGgagtatttaaataaaaagaagctAATTTATTTGGTtgtctttttaaagatatatagTATAAAATCTTCTAAAAATATCTACTTCTAAAAACAAGATCattgaattgaaaaatgaagaatcTAGGTTTGAGGCTCAGGTCCACAATATTTTACCTATAAAAATATgggtaaaattaaattaatttctctgattCTCATTTTCTATAACTGTAAAACTTCTACCACCAGCTTCAGTGGGTTAGAaggaacaaataagataatataaacagaatgctttgtaacttcTTGGTCTTTTAATTGTCATCTTCTGGTTTTGTCCAACtgtttgtgactccatttggggttttctaagcaaagatactggactggtttgtcatttccttctccagctcatttgacagatgaggaaactgaggcaaacaggattagatgacttgcccagggttacacagcaagtgtctgaagtcagatttgaactcaggaagataaatgtTCCTAATTCCAGTGGGCACTctctcctctgtgccacctagctgttttgTAACTATGCTTTGTTATATAGATGtatgttattgttttaatttaataaataagatatatacacattttaattTGGTATCTTGAACTCTTCAGGGTGAGAGATAGAAGAACAAGAGAAACTCTGTGTAGAAGAAatacaaggaagaaaaatagaagaaactaaTAAGACATACAAAAATGCATATGAAGGAAGACACAGAAATGAACACACAAagaccaaagagaaaaagaaaatcaacctCATTTTAAAACAAACTATGATACTGAGGTTTATGTTTTTAACTGTTTTTTTAACTATAGACATAAATGGAACATTAGCCATTGATACCTGCTGAACTATTTGTATGAAAATAAAGTGATCCTGAATCTGATCCATAGCATAGAAGTTTCACATCCCAAAACTACATGATCAACTCATTCCTAGCATGGCTTTTGGGTCCTAGGCTCAGTTTTCCTCCACACAAACAGTACTGGTGAAAATATGCTTTCTTGTTTGTTTATGTTAACTACAGGTGCTTTTCCAAGGTAAAGACCTTGCTTGAAAATTTATTAACACTGCTGAATTTGCCTTTTGACTATTGAAACATGAATTTTAGGAAAGGAATTTTGTGTCTCTTCTCTTCTATCCAAACTAGTTAGACCTCACATTGTATTTTCAAAATAACCTAAAACTGTCCAATTGAGAAAGGTTTTGTTCTCAAGAGATCTGAATCTCATTTTTACAAGCAATGGACCTACAGAAACAAGGAGGTGGTTGATTCGGTTCATAATTAATTTGATACTTCATGTCTTATGTCTAATAAATACTATTTGGATCTGATCCCTGTTTTTGAAAGGCCAAAGCAAAGATTTCTACAGCAATTGTTTTAactttagaaaattaaaatgtgCGGTTCTAATTTCAAACACAGAGAAGGCTtacaacattatttttttaatatggaactAGACACtttaaaagttatataaatgAGCCAGATTTTGAAGAAAAACATTCTATTGGTCTTATACTGGTCTTATCTGAACATCCATATTTTACTGCCTTAGAGATCTTAAATTTAAGAATATTCAAATGTtcaaaatggatagatagatgtatattaaatataaatctcCAGTTGGGAACTGAGAATGTATGGCTATTGAAACACAAAGCTATTAAACCATTTAttcaaataataaatagaaatgttcTTTATTTTGAATGTTATATACAAATGTACAAAGCCACTATGATACTTCCACAgtgattaaaaatattaaaaacacatacacaacccttcctcccctcccaccccttaTTCATTCACTCTCTAGATAAATTTCTCTACAGGACCAGAACATTTTGTCCTGTGTCCTGGTACAGCTGAGtgcattttttccctccccatttGGTTACCCTTTCCCCCCCAGTACAAAAGATATGTTGTGAGCACTTCAAATAAAGACTATGGTCTTAACAAAAGCTgacccctcttccccctccctcctgaGTCCAGTGCTTGAAAACAATTCCAGTAACTGTTTCAGGAAAGACATGTGTGTGTGCAAAGCATACAGAAAGGACAGCTAAGAGGAGAGAACAAAGCAGATGATGAATCACCTGTTGTATGACAACAAAGTATCATATCAGTTAAAACATTCATTTACCACCGTCTACAATTTCCTGGAGATTACATCCCTTTCCCCATCAGAGGTGCTTTTGGTGCTGAATTTCCAGGATCTGCattgcctccccacccccatcgtTCCCGTTTCTGGTGAAAAACAAAATCTAGATGGATCAGACGTTATGAGATGCAGCACCAGGTATCCGATTAACCCAAGTCCAGCAACAGGCTTCTcggaagagaaagaataaaaatgtcattCCAATCCAGCTGCCAGTGCCAGTTACCTGCCTGCTCCCAGATTTCTCTCAGAAACTCCTGACTCAAAACCTGGCTTATGCACAGGGCTTCCAATGCTCTACAGGAAGCATCAACTGGAATCACAAACCAAACTCCAAGGTTTAGTTAGAAGAGACTAcatgttccttttcctcttccagtTTCTGGTCGCAAAGCAAGGAGCACTGGGGTGTAGAAATGAGTGTTTGTGGTGGGGTTTCAAGGCATTTGGGGGAACCTGATTTGTAACCTCAGGAATCGCAAAAGGAAACGGCTGACTCCATAGGGCAGGAAGACTGATGCAGAATGCTCCTGTCGAGGGCCAGATAGTCAAAAgatgagggaaagggaataaatctaggtctggagaaagaagtggccAAAGTATTGCTGTTGCTGCCACCCTGGGCTGGAGGAAATGTGTGTATGGCGTATGAAGAGTAAGAGAGCCAGTAATGGGGACCCAGGCTAAGGGAAAGCAGTGGTGATCTGGAGTTTCAGTCCTAGTGAGGCATAACTGTGGGCTTTAACTCTCAATATCCCACAGACATTCAAAACCGGGAAGTAAGGGGAGGGTAGAGCATCTATCGCCCTGCTACTGCCTCAGAGGGTGCCCAGGTGAGGCAGGGTCTCCAACTTCTCAGCCCTGTCTCTCGTGGCCGCGGCATTCTCCACACCCCGTAACCACTCGGTACACTTCCTCACCAGGCCCTCATCCACTGCTTCAGCTTCCTCTTCATATTCTACATCATCATACTTATGGTGCTCATTCAGGAGAGATATCTTCAGCAAGGTTCGTAAGTCCCCACTCCCCAAGTGCCCTCCTCTGGAGGTGGTGGAGAGGGGTTGCATGGCACCAGAAAGGAGTTGGGGTTGGGACTGTGTAGGGCGGCGACTGGTGCTCCCAAAGCCACCAACGGGGGTGCCACCGGCGCCGCTAATGGCAATGCCCTTACGTTGGCCTGAAGTGGTACCCATGGCTCCAGCTTTGCTCCGGGGGCAAGAGGATAAGAGGCGTTTGGTGTCTGCggctggagaagggaagggtCTGCGTTGCCGAGCTAGCAACTGCTTCTCCAGGTTGCGCCTCTGGATCACCAGAATTGCCTCTGGGGTCAGGCTCAATGAGAATCTCAcagcctcctcctccccaccactGCTGGTGCCAGCCCCTGGTCCTGGCACGGAGGACCCGCCAGCTGCCAGGCTCTCACAGGAGTGGGCCAGCCCAGGCATAGTGCAGGTGGCAGGGAGCAGCGGGCGAGTTGGTGTGGAGGTGGTGGCAGTAGCAGGCGCTAAGGGTTGCTGAGTGGGGCGCAGTGGGGGCTGTGGCTGAGTCCTGCTGGCTGCTGGGCCTGGGGTTCTCTTAGCCAGTTGCCTCTTCAGTGTTGCTGATGGCCAGGAACTAGAAAGGAGCATCTCTGCCTTTTCCGGGGGCCGTTTCTTCTTTTCACCTCCAGCTGTGGGTGCCAGAGAACCCGGGACGGGAGGGGCATGCACGGCGGTCTTCCTCTGGGTTGTTGGCTTCTTTGGCAGCTCCCTGGTAGCAGCAGCATTGACAGTGGGAGGTGTCGGAACCCCGGGgacttgctgctgctgctgttgctgttgctgttgttgcgGCTGCTGCTGCTGAATCGGTGGAAAAGGCATGTTTGTTGTTGGGCTGCTGCAATATGAAAAGGAGGGGTCCCTTTCTTAGTCAGTCGCGCAAAGGAGGAAGACAGGTCTCTCCAGCCGGAATCCTGTAGTGCCTTGTTATCCTCTCCATCTGTTGCTGAGACTCTTCCTGGCTctgtccttcctttccctccctgcaCGCTCCCTCTCAATCCGACAGCTGCGAGATCCGAGCTCTTTAGATCCTCATTTACCCAGGGGCGAGCCCAGGTATTGCGAGCAAGAGGTGGAGCAGCTCTCTCCGTCAAATCCGTAGTTCCGGAACCTCAGTAGGTGGCGGAGGCTTCAATTCCCGTGGGAAAGCTTAGCCAAGGTACTGGCAAGCTGGAGAAAAGCgtcaactctctctgccttgcTCAGTCTGAATGAGATGCGATGGGCTGGGTTGGGCTgacaagaggaggaggaggaggaggagaaggaggaggaggagagcggGGTAAGgcgaggagggggaggagaaggtggTGGAGGAGGAGCCCTGAATATGAGTGTTTGTGGAAGGATTGAGCACTCAGAAGTCCTGGTGCTGTATTTGGCCGCTCACGGGAACCGAACTGTTGAATGGATAGATACCTGCTACTGCGGATGGGGAGAAGGGGTGGATGGGTGGGATAAAATGCAAGTCACAAGCCTTAAGGAGAAAGCATTGGGGGACCGAGGCAAGAGCTCTCCTCACAACCCCTGCTAATGATTAAAGCTGTGATAGAGCAGAGCGGGAGGGGTTCTCTGTGATAAGGAGTCCTTAGAAAGGCAGAGTTCTGTTCCTCCTTCTCCAAAGAGTCCTTGCATATTGGAGAAGTCCTCCTTAATTACCCAAGGTCTTAAAAAAGGTGGGAGGGAAATACTGACAAATAAGGCTATTACCGCATTAGAGCATGGTGTCATTggagaaaaaataagatttttatggTTTGCAATTTATTGAACATGTGGGAGGAAATATTCAGCCTGAGTAATTAACCTTTTGATTCCATATCTATAATAAAATCTATTCATTAGTTAAGTAAATCAACATCAATTcaaggcaaaaaaataataataataacccagTTCTACTGGATAGATAATgcaattttttaacccttagttttagtatcaattctttaaaaaacaaacaaatataccTTTCTATCATAGAATCAGTATTGCGTAggtagaggagtggtaagggctaggcaaaaagtgacttgcccagggtcacacagctaggaagaagtcagattggaacccaggatctctttactccagacctggtgatcaatctactgagctacctagctgcccctagacaAAAGCATTTATTGATCATCATGTCAGagtacctaggttcaaatcttggctctatcACTTGCTATCTGTGCAACTTCAAAggttagcacagtacctggcacattgataaatattgattgatcaatcttgggcaagccacttatcctctctgggcctcagtttcttcattaaaaaaaaacggAAGGATTGGATTTGATGCTTTCTAAGGTTCTTTCAATCTAAAATTCATCTATCTCATATTCTGGTCCAAATCATGATTGTTCACTATCTTGTTTTTATTGAGTGCCCCGTGAAATAGACTGAATAGTGAGGGGAATGGAGCCCTCAGGACTAGTAGGAGGGAAAGCAGATgatgaaaaagtaaattattcactcttcccttctctctgtaGTGAGGTCAGAGATTATGGGCACAAAATATTACATAACATAGAATGACCAATGGTTTATTTCTCAttattaaaaaagggggggaggggtgcaCATATAAGGAAATGACCAAAGGGAAAAGGCATTagtgagttgtttttgttttgttttaaggtgGCCCAAATCTGTGATTTCCCCAGTTCTGGGGACTCTCAGTATGGAAATTCCCTCTGCCCAACCAGAGGAACAATTTACAGGCTAAAAGTGTAGATTCAGTGATCAGAAACTGAAAGGTTTAGTAGTGAGCCCAAGATCATTAGACTCAAAAGGACTCAATGTAGGACTTGAACCAAGCTCCCCCTTCATCCCTTGCACTATGCAGTCTTTCATCATAATGATCACTATTATTAATTCATGAGATAAAATCTTGCTTGGAGCTTGTAGGGACACAACATATGTGTGGGGGGGGAGAGAATAATTACTCGGCAACGTATTAAGGACAGTAAAATGATAAACAGATAGGTGAACCCATGTCATTAGGACACAGCCTGTGGTCAGAGAGAGCTTGAGATAATCTATGGAGCTTGGCCAGATCTTGTAATAAAAGCAGAAGGTGTGGCTATGGCTGGCCTCCTGcctggccctcaaggagctttccaTGTTTGTTGAATAAACAGGATTTAGCTGATTTGGGGCTAGGGAAGAAGTTACTGAGAGAAGCTGGGGATTTTTGAAAGTCAAAGTCAAGTCCCGTAGGGTGGGCACAAGGCTTCACTCATGTATCTGTATTTATGGAGCCTGGAATAGTATCTGGCACACAGGAATagattaataaatgatttttttctaaaaagtctTACTTTCCACcatagaatccatactatgtattggttacaaggcagaagagtggtaaaggctaggctatggggattaaaggaacttgcccaaggtcacaaagctaagaagtgtctaggttggatctgaacccaggacccccccccatctctaggtctgctcttaatccactgagcgaaccagatgccccccccccccattctgtactttgtatttattccccAGCAAGACCAAATAAGGAAATCCTGGGGAAATGGGTGCAGGGAAAGTTCTAACAATCAAGGGAAATACATTCCCCAAACTGGCATGTTGTTCTTCCCTATAACTTTTTGTCAAGGTTGGTTCAGGTATAGTGATAGTGGTAGTGGGTTATAAAGAAGACTGGAACAGAGTAGGAGCCACCAGGGTGTGCTGAAAAGTAAATAAGAGTGGCATGTACCAACCTGCACCCTCTGGGCATCTCCAGGGAGTCCTAAGACCCCAGAAGCATTCCTCCCCTCTCTGGCACACTGAAAAGAAACAGTCACCACCGAAGCCTTCTTAGAGGGTCCTCCAGCATCTCTGAGCCttcaggaggggagaggagaccAAGCAGAGGATGCTGTGTTCCCTCTGTgcaaaaggcttcctggaggtggCAGCAGAAGCCTTTGGCCCAAGATGTGGCACTGGGCCAGTCCCTCCAGGGGCAGGCTGGTCTAACACTGTAATAAAAACAAGACCCAAAACACCGGAGTTTGCAGTTAAGAATAAGCCACTGGCGCTGCGTTGCTTCCTTTCTCCTGTAGCCTTTCAACATTGAGCTGTATTTGAAATGCAACATGTGACAGGCTCCAGTCCAGAGACCCACCAGAAGAGTGTGCAGATAATAAAATTTACTTCTTGCAGAGGCTAAGAGGAGAATACAAATGAACCAAAAACAAGAAAGATGGTGGAAGCTTGACTGTTCCTCTCCTAGGATTGTGTAGCAGAGCAAAGAATACATCCAAGAAAAGTGGCCACCCTTTCATTCAGTGAAAGGGAGGAAATAAGAGGCTGATAGGAGACTATTTTATAATTAGCATAAGTTTTGAAGCCACATTTCTTGGGCAACTGCTGAGGACAAGAATGGAGTCTTAAAACATgctgtttcttttcctcttgaaATGACTAAATTAGTTATCTTAAATAAAAGGATTTGGTTTTTTGTACCATCTTTTCAGGGAccccaatgtggaaattcccTCTCATGAATAATTCCTCATAATTTAGAATCTGTTTATAGAGCTGCTTGGGGACCCCTAGAATTTAAGCAACTTGACCACAGTTGCATAACTAGCTGAgcacaggatttgaatccagctcttcaTCACTCCAATCGACCCATCGACCCATGATATGGTGCTCCCTCTCATCTGAAAGGGATAAtttgaaaaatacatttatttttcattttgtcccgataagattaaaaattaatagtcactactccaagtattatatttttatgagatttattaacaATAACTTGAAGGAAAATGATAGCCTGAGTAAAaggagcaaaagagagagagagagagagtcaaaagGTGGAG
It includes:
- the PRR18 gene encoding proline-rich protein 18 — encoded protein: MPFPPIQQQQPQQQQQQQQQQQVPGVPTPPTVNAAATRELPKKPTTQRKTAVHAPPVPGSLAPTAGGEKKKRPPEKAEMLLSSSWPSATLKRQLAKRTPGPAASRTQPQPPLRPTQQPLAPATATTSTPTRPLLPATCTMPGLAHSCESLAAGGSSVPGPGAGTSSGGEEEAVRFSLSLTPEAILVIQRRNLEKQLLARQRRPFPSPAADTKRLLSSCPRSKAGAMGTTSGQRKGIAISGAGGTPVGGFGSTSRRPTQSQPQLLSGAMQPLSTTSRGGHLGSGDLRTLLKISLLNEHHKYDDVEYEEEAEAVDEGLVRKCTEWLRGVENAAATRDRAEKLETLPHLGTL